A part of Thermococcus sp. LS1 genomic DNA contains:
- a CDS encoding NAD+ synthase, whose protein sequence is MRSLDYDVVIERIVSFIREKVKEARADGVVVGVSGGIDSATTAYLAVKALGREKVLGLIMPYYENGDVEDAELVCKNLGIEYKLINIRPIVDEFEKAVGELDVKSKGNIMARTRMILLYAHANSMNRLVLGTSNRSELLAGYFTKWGDGASDYAPLINIYKTEVWELAKRLGVPEKIIQKKPTAGLWEGQTDEDELGISYKLLDEILWRLVDLKMPKGEIAEELGIPLEKVEYVELLVKRSEHKRRLPSGPEF, encoded by the coding sequence ATGAGGAGTTTGGATTACGATGTTGTGATTGAAAGAATCGTTTCGTTTATCCGAGAGAAGGTCAAGGAGGCAAGGGCAGATGGTGTCGTCGTAGGAGTAAGTGGCGGCATAGACAGTGCCACCACCGCTTATCTAGCCGTTAAAGCTCTCGGCAGGGAGAAGGTCCTGGGCCTAATAATGCCCTACTACGAGAACGGCGACGTTGAAGACGCAGAACTCGTCTGCAAAAACCTAGGAATCGAGTACAAGCTCATAAACATAAGGCCCATCGTGGACGAGTTTGAAAAAGCCGTTGGAGAGCTCGATGTTAAAAGCAAGGGGAACATCATGGCCAGGACGAGAATGATTCTCCTCTATGCTCACGCCAACTCCATGAACCGTCTCGTCCTCGGGACAAGCAACAGGAGTGAGCTTTTGGCAGGTTATTTCACCAAGTGGGGTGATGGGGCGAGTGATTATGCACCGCTCATAAACATCTACAAGACTGAAGTTTGGGAGCTGGCCAAGCGCCTGGGTGTTCCAGAGAAAATTATTCAGAAGAAGCCAACCGCAGGCCTTTGGGAGGGTCAGACCGACGAGGACGAGCTGGGAATAAGTTACAAACTGCTCGATGAGATTCTCTGGCGTCTCGTCGACCTCAAGATGCCTAAAGGGGAGATTGCTGAGGAGCTTGGAATTCCGTTGGAGAAAGTTGAATACGTTGAACTGCTTGTCAAAAGGAGCGAGCACAAGAGACGCCTTCCATCGGGCCCTGAATTCTGA
- a CDS encoding EamA family transporter, whose protein sequence is MKKGYLFVFLAASMWGTLGIFAKYLDGFGLSPFTMVFYRVLFALMFLGVYLSFRGSFSIERSRLKFYAAYGFFSIFLFYTLYFYTVTISSVSFAVLLLYTAPVYSIILGSLIFREPLKREKVIALTMVMAGVLLVNWGDVQFSTKALIFGLLTGFTYALYGVLAKLAVRKEEPEKALFYTLLFGMIYLLPFADFGVPAGAVPYLFALAFFPTFLGYILYNRALKEIEVSKASIVATIEPVVAIILAFLLFGETLTIKQLAGAALIIGGSMLIHMKEEEKT, encoded by the coding sequence ATGAAGAAAGGCTACCTTTTCGTTTTTCTTGCTGCCTCAATGTGGGGGACACTGGGTATCTTTGCCAAGTATCTTGATGGCTTTGGGCTCAGCCCGTTTACAATGGTTTTTTACCGCGTTCTCTTCGCACTTATGTTCCTGGGGGTCTATCTATCCTTTCGAGGTAGCTTCTCCATAGAGCGTTCTCGCCTAAAGTTCTACGCCGCTTACGGCTTTTTCAGCATCTTCCTGTTCTATACTCTCTACTTTTATACGGTCACCATTTCCTCCGTTTCTTTTGCAGTTTTGCTCCTCTATACTGCGCCAGTCTATTCAATAATCTTGGGCAGTCTGATTTTCAGAGAGCCTCTCAAGAGAGAGAAGGTCATCGCGTTGACAATGGTAATGGCTGGTGTTCTCCTCGTCAACTGGGGTGATGTCCAGTTCTCTACGAAGGCCCTTATTTTCGGCCTTCTCACAGGCTTCACCTACGCACTCTACGGCGTTCTCGCCAAGTTAGCCGTCAGAAAGGAAGAGCCTGAAAAGGCACTCTTCTACACTCTGCTTTTTGGTATGATTTACCTTTTACCGTTCGCGGACTTCGGCGTTCCAGCGGGAGCAGTTCCCTACCTCTTCGCGCTCGCGTTCTTCCCGACTTTCCTTGGATACATACTATACAACCGTGCTCTAAAGGAGATAGAGGTCAGCAAGGCCTCAATAGTAGCTACGATAGAGCCAGTCGTTGCCATAATTCTGGCCTTTCTGCTATTTGGGGAAACCCTTACCATAAAACAGCTCGCAGGGGCAGCCCTTATCATAGGCGGCTCGATGCTCATTCACATGAAAGAGGAAGAAAAAACCTGA